From a region of the Leptidea sinapis chromosome 6, ilLepSina1.1, whole genome shotgun sequence genome:
- the LOC126965065 gene encoding uncharacterized protein LOC126965065 isoform X1 yields the protein MFKKIFMWKKRSEQNETNKDEKSLFLEIFYGIIEDVFYWRNSWFSLLFILNLHLIFFVVFYRQHNLLQILCGIFIFILCVDALEIWLKYKHRTTCLKRLAQRSGSTSFIDANEIYIWTKTQISHYIELREANPTKAFLIMKIVFSILFLFGKYMSGYVLFYILFISIVFLNKYLPPIKSLILKIHHTSEDCDTEFEGLVPDASQANLDLLTLETDFRVLSDEKQSLDDWNPHDLPMEDVSDSSDNSSSLVTNISMEKLNRLDKDVDVSDSSDEDYIPKDQHIEQIQTTLDIQPQDTWTSSAYNALSTLGGAVSNIVYRHPEENKRKRFTSNDSSDGFEMIDKNDVM from the exons atgttcaaaaagaTCTTTATGTGGAAAAAAAGATCTGAACAAAATGAAACTAATAAAGATGAAAAATCATTATTTCTTGAGATATTTTATGGTATTATAGAAGACGTATTCTATTGGAGAAATTCGTGGTTTTCTttgctatttattttaaatctccatttaatattttt TGTGGTGTTTTATCGTCAACataacttattacaaatactTTGCGggatatttatattcattttatgtGTTGATGCTCTCGAAATATGGCTAAAATATAAACATCGTACCACATGTCTAAAGCGATTAGCACAGAGAAGTGGAAGCACATCCTTCATTGATGccaatgaaatatatatttggactaAAACGCAAATATCGCATTATATTGAGCTACGTGAAGCCAATCCAACAAAA GCATTCTTAATCATGAAGATAGTGTTTAGTATTCTATTCCTGTTTGGGAAATATATGTCtggatatgttttattttatattttgtttatttcaatagtatttttaaataaatatctaccacctattaaaagtttaatattgaaaatccATCATACTTCAG AAGATTGTGATACTGAATTTGAAGGACTAGTGCCTGATGCTTCACAAGCTAATTTGGATTTACTAACTCTTGAAACAGATTTTAGAGTTCTATCTGATGAAAAACAGAGTCTAG ATGATTGGAATCCCCATGATTTGCCCATGGAAGATGTTAGTGATAGTTCTGACAACAGCAGTTCTTTAGTTACTAATATTTCGATGGAAAAACTTAACAGATTAGATAAAGATGTTGATGTTTCTGATTCCAGTGATGAAGATTATATCCCTAAAG ATCAGCACATTGAACAGATCCAAACGACACTTGATATTCAACCACAAGATACTTGGACATCATCCGCATATAATGCTTTGTCCACATTAGGTGGTGCTGTATCAAATATAGTGTATAGACATCCAGAGGAAAATAAAAGGAAGAGATTTACTAGCAATGACTCATCAGATGGATTTGAAATGATAGATAAAAATGATGTTATGTGA
- the LOC126965088 gene encoding dnaJ homolog subfamily B member 6 isoform X2 — protein sequence MVDYYRTLGVTRTATDVEIKKAYRKLALKWHPDKNPDNADESNRRFKEISEAYEVLSDERKRRVYDQYGKEGLNNSRGRRSAADEDYDFGYQSFPFTFRDPEEVFREFFGGSPFSALFNFGDENGHSHNRHGRRSHPSTSLTSSLFSPFGFGMQGLDDIFAHATSNGNNFTSFSTFNSSLAGPGSANMRSTTTTTRIVNGKKITTKKVSENGRETVMSYENGVLKSKTVNGIPQSLTYS from the exons ATGGTTGATTACTATAGAACACTTGGTGTGACAAGGACTGCAACAGATGTAGAGATTAAAAAAGC TTACAGGAAACTAGCATTAAAATGGCATCCTGATAAAAATCCCGATAATGCTGATGAATCAAACAGGAGGTTCAAAGAAATTTCTGAGGCTTATGAAGTACTTTCAGACG AGAGAAAACGCCGAGTATATGACCAGTATGGAAAGGAAGGTCTGAATAACAGTAGAGGACGGCGCTCGGCTGCAGACGAGGATTACGACTTTGGCTATCAAAGTTTCCCTTTCACATTCCGCGACCCAGAGGAAGTGTTTAGAGAATTCTTTGGAGGATCTCCTTTTAGTGCATTATTTAATTTTGGAG atgAGAATGGGCATAGCCACAACCGACATGGACGCCGGAGTCATCCAAGTACATCACTCACCTCCTCGCTGTTCAGTCCGTTTGGGTTTGGAATGCAAGGCTTAGACGACATATTTGCTCACGCGACCTCCAATgggaataatttcacatcaTTCTCAACATTTAACAGCTCACTGGCAGGGCCGGGCAGCGCGAATATGAGGAGCACCACAACCACAACTCGGATTGTAAATGGAAAGAAGATTACCACCAAAAA aGTATCGGAGAATGGTCGAGAGACCGTAATGTCGTACGAAAATGGAGTACTGAAATCGAAGACAGTCAACGGAATACCTCAGTCGCTCACCTACagttaa
- the LOC126965065 gene encoding uncharacterized protein LOC126965065 isoform X2, protein MFKKIFMWKKRSEQNETNKDEKSLFLEIFYGIIEDVFYWRNSWFSLLFILNLHLIFFVVFYRQHNLLQILCGIFIFILCVDALEIWLKYKHRTTCLKRLAQRSGSTSFIDANEIYIWTKTQISHYIELREANPTKAFLIMKIVFSILFLFGKYMSGYVLFYILFISIVFLNKYLPPIKSLILKIHHTSDCDTEFEGLVPDASQANLDLLTLETDFRVLSDEKQSLDDWNPHDLPMEDVSDSSDNSSSLVTNISMEKLNRLDKDVDVSDSSDEDYIPKDQHIEQIQTTLDIQPQDTWTSSAYNALSTLGGAVSNIVYRHPEENKRKRFTSNDSSDGFEMIDKNDVM, encoded by the exons atgttcaaaaagaTCTTTATGTGGAAAAAAAGATCTGAACAAAATGAAACTAATAAAGATGAAAAATCATTATTTCTTGAGATATTTTATGGTATTATAGAAGACGTATTCTATTGGAGAAATTCGTGGTTTTCTttgctatttattttaaatctccatttaatattttt TGTGGTGTTTTATCGTCAACataacttattacaaatactTTGCGggatatttatattcattttatgtGTTGATGCTCTCGAAATATGGCTAAAATATAAACATCGTACCACATGTCTAAAGCGATTAGCACAGAGAAGTGGAAGCACATCCTTCATTGATGccaatgaaatatatatttggactaAAACGCAAATATCGCATTATATTGAGCTACGTGAAGCCAATCCAACAAAA GCATTCTTAATCATGAAGATAGTGTTTAGTATTCTATTCCTGTTTGGGAAATATATGTCtggatatgttttattttatattttgtttatttcaatagtatttttaaataaatatctaccacctattaaaagtttaatattgaaaatccATCATACTTCAG ATTGTGATACTGAATTTGAAGGACTAGTGCCTGATGCTTCACAAGCTAATTTGGATTTACTAACTCTTGAAACAGATTTTAGAGTTCTATCTGATGAAAAACAGAGTCTAG ATGATTGGAATCCCCATGATTTGCCCATGGAAGATGTTAGTGATAGTTCTGACAACAGCAGTTCTTTAGTTACTAATATTTCGATGGAAAAACTTAACAGATTAGATAAAGATGTTGATGTTTCTGATTCCAGTGATGAAGATTATATCCCTAAAG ATCAGCACATTGAACAGATCCAAACGACACTTGATATTCAACCACAAGATACTTGGACATCATCCGCATATAATGCTTTGTCCACATTAGGTGGTGCTGTATCAAATATAGTGTATAGACATCCAGAGGAAAATAAAAGGAAGAGATTTACTAGCAATGACTCATCAGATGGATTTGAAATGATAGATAAAAATGATGTTATGTGA
- the LOC126965093 gene encoding lys-63-specific deubiquitinase BRCC36-like, which translates to MMLNKVLLSTDVALVCTQHALSTEKEEIMGLLIGEVCDDNSLVSIVSSVILRRLDKKPDRVEISEEQLVQATVRAEELAAEVGRPLRVVGWYHSHPHITVWPSHVDLATQTMYQRMDSSFVGIIFAVFITDQAAKASSVQITCFQSINDGSSQSRREIELEITNNNNSLLRKNFELLTQLPKTLKEEEDEAFALEAGLDETDDIIIKQHNTAVRTMAIGHIVEKISRPMLEALVARNALNKIRVRALKKQHQELMSKLDNMSDNS; encoded by the exons ATGATGCTCAATAAAGTATTGCTCTCAACCGATGTAGCTTTAGTTTGTACGCAACATGCTCTTTCTActgagaaagaagaaataatggGACTTCTCATAGGAGag GTCTGTGATGATAACAGCTTGGTTTCCATTGTCTCATCAGTCATATTACGTAGATTGGATAAAAAACCAGATAGAGTTGAGATCTCTGAAGAGCAATTAGTACAAGCTACGGTGAGGGCTGAAGAGCTTGCTGCGGAAGTAGGCAGGCCATTGAGAGTAGTGGGATGGTATCATTCCCATCCACATATAACAGTTTGGCCATCTCATGTTG ATCTGGCCACACAAACCATGTATCAAAGAATGGATTCAAGTTTTGTTGGCATAATATTTGCTGTATTTATAACAGACCAAGCAGCAAAGGCATCCTCt GTACAAATCACATGTTTCCAGTCTATAAATGATGGCTCAAGTCAAAGCAGAAGGGAAATTGAATTAGAAATAACCAACAATAACAATTCTTTATTAAGAAAGAATTTTGAA CTACTTACACAGTTACCAAAAACATTAAAGGAAGAAGAAGATGAGGCGTTTGCATTAGAGGCAGGGCTAGATGAAACAgatgatattattatcaagCAACATAACACTGCTGTGAGAACAATGGCTATTGGACACATTGTGGAAAAG ATATCTCGGCCCATGTTGGAAGCTCTGGTAGCAAGAAATGCATTGAACAAAATCAGAGTAAGAGCCTTAAAAAAACAGCATCAAGAGTTAATGTCCAAGTTAGACAATATGTCAGATAATagttaa
- the LOC126965088 gene encoding dnaJ homolog subfamily B member 6 isoform X1, with translation MVDYYRTLGVTRTATDVEIKKAYRKLALKWHPDKNPDNADESNRRFKEISEAYEVLSDESKRKLYDARGSSHHSHRYQNKNGVNGHRHFSFKGFFGETPFHRYFERKRRVYDQYGKEGLNNSRGRRSAADEDYDFGYQSFPFTFRDPEEVFREFFGGSPFSALFNFGDENGHSHNRHGRRSHPSTSLTSSLFSPFGFGMQGLDDIFAHATSNGNNFTSFSTFNSSLAGPGSANMRSTTTTTRIVNGKKITTKKVSENGRETVMSYENGVLKSKTVNGIPQSLTYS, from the exons ATGGTTGATTACTATAGAACACTTGGTGTGACAAGGACTGCAACAGATGTAGAGATTAAAAAAGC TTACAGGAAACTAGCATTAAAATGGCATCCTGATAAAAATCCCGATAATGCTGATGAATCAAACAGGAGGTTCAAAGAAATTTCTGAGGCTTATGAAGTACTTTCAGACG AAAGCAAGCGGAAACTGTATGATGCACGTGGATCCAGTCATCACAGTCACAGATATCAAAACAAGAATGGAGTTAATGGCCATCGTCACTTTAGCTTCAAGGGTTTCTTTGGAGAAACACCATTTCATCGCTATTTTG AGAGAAAACGCCGAGTATATGACCAGTATGGAAAGGAAGGTCTGAATAACAGTAGAGGACGGCGCTCGGCTGCAGACGAGGATTACGACTTTGGCTATCAAAGTTTCCCTTTCACATTCCGCGACCCAGAGGAAGTGTTTAGAGAATTCTTTGGAGGATCTCCTTTTAGTGCATTATTTAATTTTGGAG atgAGAATGGGCATAGCCACAACCGACATGGACGCCGGAGTCATCCAAGTACATCACTCACCTCCTCGCTGTTCAGTCCGTTTGGGTTTGGAATGCAAGGCTTAGACGACATATTTGCTCACGCGACCTCCAATgggaataatttcacatcaTTCTCAACATTTAACAGCTCACTGGCAGGGCCGGGCAGCGCGAATATGAGGAGCACCACAACCACAACTCGGATTGTAAATGGAAAGAAGATTACCACCAAAAA aGTATCGGAGAATGGTCGAGAGACCGTAATGTCGTACGAAAATGGAGTACTGAAATCGAAGACAGTCAACGGAATACCTCAGTCGCTCACCTACagttaa